A genomic stretch from Corvus cornix cornix isolate S_Up_H32 chromosome 9, ASM73873v5, whole genome shotgun sequence includes:
- the PIGX gene encoding LOW QUALITY PROTEIN: phosphatidylinositol-glycan biosynthesis class X protein (The sequence of the model RefSeq protein was modified relative to this genomic sequence to represent the inferred CDS: deleted 1 base in 1 codon): protein MAGGRREPVRVGAGLGALLCALHVQAACRDTTVTQELLKEGFHRDLLVKVELGEDAGGCAVAARMHLPPGIYVDPYELATLQQHNLTKAVLIPDVIDVEAPEYLARALLLLLFLEPDARCSRCFRAAVPVHARYHRPAEGTEEALVVLESPEVLLCCCHSHLSAECWEPAEVDAPCSSDDTGPCQWHSTKHRPAYEELMLRVPVGLREHSSLVCALTLLTTGLCSGLILAAACKYGHFSQ from the exons AtggcgggcgggcggcgggagcCGGTGCGGGtcggggccgggctgggcgcGCTGCTCTGCGCCCTCC ATGTGCAGGCAGCCTGTCGGGACACTACTGTCACACAGGAGCTCCTGAAAGAGGGGTTTCACAG GGACCTGCTGGTGAAGGTAGAGCTCGGGGAGGATGCAGGAGGATGTGCAGTGGCAGCTAGAATGCATCTTCCGCCGGGAATCTACGTGGATCCCTACGAGCTGGCAACGCTGCAGCAGCATAATCTGACAAAG GCAGTGTTAATTCCTGATGTCATTGACGTGGAGGCTCCTGAGTACTTAGCCAGGgctcttctcctgctgctcttcctggagCCGGACGCGCGCTGTTCCCGCTGCTTCCGAGCTGCTGTGCCCGTGCACGCGCGG TACCACCGGCCGGCCGAGGGGACAGAGGAAGCCTTGGTTGTTCTGGAGAgcccagaggtgctgctctgctgctgccaca GTCACCTGTCTGCAGAATGCTGGGAACCTGCTGAAGTGGATGCTCCCTGCTCATCCGACGACACCGGTCCCTGTCAGTGGCACAGCACAAAACACAGACCT gCATATGAGGAATTGATGCTGAGGGTTCCTGTGGGGCTCAGGGAGCACAGTTCCCTGGTGTGTGCCCTGACCCTGCTCACCACGGGGCTCTGCTCTGGCCTGATCCTCGCTGCTGCCTGCAAGTACGGACACTTCTCCCAGTGA
- the NRROS gene encoding transforming growth factor beta activator LRRC33, which yields MEAPLPGLSLLLLLLAVGWGSRMDAAWAPSPGSCELVQSIMDCTGRWLSSIPGNLRGDTEELFLDDNTIQVLGNASLLLYPQLWLLSLTRNRLELIEPGAFLSSQGLQVLSLTDNLLFTNYSLTAAALSTLPTLRTLDLAGNQLTEDMVSVLVLNLSSLESLSVARNIIMRLDSSIFTNLTQLLELNLEKNYIFEIDNAFEGLQRLQKLNIAYNYLPCLVGFGLTQLRVLNISNNIIEWFLTLESDDLFELEVLDLSHNRLLFFPVLPRQSKLHSLLLQDNRMSFYQRLPNGTSLANVTVQFLIIDGNSTNITTVRLWDDLCHSNLSSLHLLDMSQNQVWGLPDDFLAQMPSLTHLKLNQNCMEAFHLSEEDPLAMLTELDLSQNQLVELGVKVGTGDILPNLQLFNLSTNRLQALPPGIFTRTRKITTLDLSRNRVALCPQPGEAESPPCVDIRGVETLTHLSLAGCGLQGLGGRPFQGTSLMHLDLSDNRQALSGDRAWLQDLVLTLQVLSLRNTSLSSTTMDFSALNNLVCLDLSGNSLAAFPSSLGTLRLRSLDLRDNCLPALPPDVAQVPLGRSLRELYLSRNPYNCCTLGWWDALQQAEGLHVPDGREVTCSHGSRALSPGALPEPVLQSCRWQTADLALLYLVLALPTCLTLLVAFVVIFLMLKEKLLKMVKTRCGVSSPY from the exons ATGGAGGCCCCGCTCCCTGGTCTCTCCCTGCTTCTTCTCCTCctggcagtgggatggggaagcagGATGGATGCAGCCTGGGCACCAtctcctgggagctgtgagCTC gtGCAGAGCATCATGGACTGCACTGGGAGATGGCTGAGTTCTATCCCAGGAAACCTTCGAGGCGATACTGAGGAGCTGTTTCTTGATGACAACACTATCCAGGTCCTGGGCAATGCCTCTCTGCTCCTGTACCCTCAGCTCTGGCTTCTCAGCTTGACCAGGAACCGGCTGGAGCTCATTGAGCCCGGTGCCTTCCTCAGCAGCCAAGGCCTGCAGGTGCTCTCCTTGACAGACAACCTGCTCTTCACCAACTACTCGCTGACAGCAGCCGCTCTTTCTACTCTGCCCACCTTGAGGACACTGGATCTGGCTGGAAACCAGCTCACCGAGGACATGGTGTCGGTTTTAGTCTTGAACCTCTCTTCCTTGGAGTCCCTGTCTGTGGCCAGGAACATCATCATGAGGCTGGACTCGTCCATCTTCACAAACCTgacacagctgctggagctgaacCTGGAGAAGAACTACATCTTCGAGATTGACAATGCTTTTGAagggctgcagaggctgcagaagcTCAACATAGCTTACAACTACCTCCCATGTCTGGTGGGGTTCGGCCTGACCCAGCTCAGGGTACTCAACATCAGCAACAACATCATTGAGTGGTTCCTGACCCTGGAAAGTGATGACCTCTTtgagctggaggtgctggacCTGTCCCACAACCGCCTCCTGttcttccctgtgctgccccGGCAGAGCAAGCTGCactccttgctgctgcaggacaaCAGGATGAGCTTCTACCAGCGCCTCCCCAATGGCACCTCCCTGGCCAACGTCACCGTGCAGTTCCTCATCATCGATGGCAACTCCACCAACATCACGACGGTCAGGCTCTGGGATGACCTCTGCCACAGCAACCTCTCCTCCTTGCACCTCCTGGACATGAGCCAGAACCAGGTCTGGGGCCTGCCAGATGATTTCCTGGCCCAGATGCCATCCCTGACCCACCTGAAGCTCAACCAGAACTGCATGGAGGCATTTCACCTGTCAGAGGAGGACCCCTTGGCCATGCTGACAGAGCTGGACCTCAGCCAGAACCAGCTGGTAGAGCTGGGGGTGAAGGTGGGCACTGGGGACATCCTGCCCAACCTGCAGCTCTTCAACCTCAGCACCAACAGGCTGCAGGCGCTTCCTCCCGGGATTTTCACCCGCACCAGGAAGATCACTACCCTGGACCTCAGCCGCAACCGGGTTgccctctgtccccagccaggtGAGGCTGAGAGTCCCCCCTGCGTGGACATCAGGGGTGTGGAGACCTTGACCCATCTCTCCTTGGCCGGCTGTGGTCTGCAGGGGCTGGGCGGCCGCCCCTTCCAGGGGACATCGCTGATGCATCTGGACCTCTCTGACAACCGCCAGGCGCTGTCTGGGGACCGGGCGTGGCTGCAGGACCTCGTTCTGACACTGCAGGTGCTCTCTCTGAGGAACACCAGCCTCTCTTCCACCACCATGGACTTCTCTGCCCTGAACAACCTCGTGTGCTTGGACCTTTCAGGGAATTCCTTGGCTGCGTTCCCCAGCTCTCTGGGCACCCTGAGGCTGAGGAGCCTGGACCTGCGGGACAACTGCctcccggcgctgccgccggATGTGGCGCAGGTGCCTCTGGGGAGGAGCCTGCGGGAGCTCTACCTCAGCCGAAACCCCTACAACTGCTGCACGCTGGGCTGGTGGGATGCCCTGCAGCAGGCGGAGGGCCTGCACGTCCCCGACGGGCGGGAGGTGACCTGCAGCCACGGCTCCCGCGCGCTGAGCCCCGGCGCGCTGCCCGAGcctgtcctgcagagctgccgCTGGCAGACGGCCGACCTGGCGCTGCTCTACCTGGTGTTGGCTCTGCCCACCTGCCTGACGCTCCTGGTGGCCTTCGTTGTCATCTTCCTCATGCTcaaggagaagctgctgaaaaTGGTGAAAACCCGGTGTGGGGTGTCCAGCCCTTACTGa
- the CEP19 gene encoding centrosomal protein of 19 kDa, with protein MATAQGGGAGPREEQEEEEEKGEEVVFCAARGLPESVAIVKDSDGATAGTTMTFSAQKCGVCFQPPSIILIYKDNSQDKTRQRIMPIRNFSKFSDCSRAAEELKNNPRHKAYLEGVSLRQLQKLYSLLRGHLKGQSLAESLQKFQQEETIDPEEDMNKLDDKELAKRKSIMDELFEKNRKKKDDPDFVYNVEVEFPQDEQLESCGWDIESDEEI; from the exons ATGGCAACCGCCCAGGGAGGCGGGGCCGGCCcgagggaggagcaggaggaggaggaggaaaaaggggaagaagtGGTTTTCTGCGCTGCCCGAG gtCTTCCAGAGAGCGTTGCCATTGTTAAGGACTCTGATGGAGCCACAGCTGGCACCACAATGACTTTCAGCGCTCAGAAGTGTGGGGTCTGCTTCCAGCCCCCATCCATCATCCTCATCTACAAAGATAACAGCCAGGATAAGACTCGCCAGCGCATCATGCCCATCAGGAATTTCTCCAAGTTCTCAG ACTGCAGCAGGGCTGCCGAGGAGCTGAAGAACAACCCTCGGCACAAGGCCTACCTGGAAGGGGTCTCGCTGCGTCAGCTCCAGAAGCTCTACAGTTTGCTGAGAGGTCATTTGAAAGGACAGAGCCTGGCTGAGAGCTTGCAAAAGTTTCAGCAGGAAGAGACCATTGACCCAGAGGAGGATATGAACAAACTGGATGACAAGGAACTAGCCAAAAGGAAGAGCATCATGGATGAGCTCTTCgaaaagaacaggaagaagaaGGATGACCCCGACTTCGTTTACAACGTTGAGGTGGAGTTCCCACAGGATGAGCAGCTGGAGTCCTGTGGCTGGGACATTGAGTCAGATGAAGAAATCTGA